The following are encoded together in the Lathyrus oleraceus cultivar Zhongwan6 chromosome 3, CAAS_Psat_ZW6_1.0, whole genome shotgun sequence genome:
- the LOC127129401 gene encoding uncharacterized protein LOC127129401, protein MGADWGPVIVAVALFIFLSPGLLFQFPARFRCVEFGNMSTSGISILIHAVIYFCILTILIIAIGIHVHFN, encoded by the coding sequence ATGGGAGCTGATTGGGGACCAGTGATTGTTGCTGTTGCTTTGTTCATTTTCTTATCACCAGGGTTGCTCTTCCAATTTCCAGCAAGGTTTAGGTGTGTGGAATTTGGTAACATGAGTACTAGTGGAATTTCTATTTTGATTCATGCTGTTATATATTTTTGTATACTTACCATCTTAATTATTGCTATTGGTATTCATGTACACTTTAACTGA